Genomic segment of Capsicum annuum cultivar UCD-10X-F1 unplaced genomic scaffold, UCD10Xv1.1 ctg42772, whole genome shotgun sequence:
GATTTGGATAATCTCCAAATTCTTCCTTTTATCTCCTCTCTTATTTTTCCCATTACTCTAAAGATGAGGTTCGTCGTACCTATAGACTCAACCTTCAGAAATAAACGATTGAAATTAGAAGAACGTCAAGAAATTGCAAAGtttcttttgagagaaagtaaggaaGGAAGTCTTAAATACGGATCTATAACACAAGTTGCGATGTTgttcaagaaatcaataagaactaTTCAGCGCAATTGGAAACAATGTCAATCATCAGTTGATAATGGTATGTCGTCGTCAGATGTGTCTTTAAGACATACAGGTAAAGTTGGAACAAAATGGATTGGAGTCGACATTAATCAAGTCAGACAAATTCCACTTTGTCGTCGAACAAATATTCGATCTCTGGCTTTTGCGATGAACATGGAAAAATCAACCATCTTTCGACGTGTGAAAGATGAAACTCTTCAGCCACATTCTAATTCCATCAAGACTCAGTTAACCGAAGGAAACAAAAAGGTACGACTTCAATACTGCCTCTCAATGATTGATCAGAATACAATCTACATAAATTCCATGTTTATgaatatgtttaattatgttcatATCGACGAAAAGTGGTTTTTTTTGTCCAAAGGTTATGTTTATGGCTGCTGTAGCACGTCCTCGATTTGATGAATATGGAATTGAGTTGTTTTCTGGAAAAATAGGTATTTTTTCGTTTGTAGTTAAGGAACCAGCTAAGCGGATTAGCAAAATTCGAACAGCAGGAACTATGGAAACAAAGCCCATTCAGTCAGTAACTAAAGATATCACTAGAGCTTGCTTGATAGAGAAAGTTCTTCCTGCTATTAGAGCAAAATGGCCAGCTTCCGATTCAAATAATCCTATCTTTTTACAACAAGATAATGCAAGGCCACATATTGGTAACAATGATTTGGAATTTATTAAAGCTGCCCGACAAGATGGATTTAACATTAGATTGTGTTTTCAACCATCGAACAGTCCAGATTTAAATGTTTTAGTTCTTGGTTTTTTTAGAgcaatccaaagtcttcaatatCAAAAGGCCCCTAAAAATGTTGATGAATTAGTGGAAGCAGTGGAAAGATCCTTCGATGAAATGAAAGAGAAACAACTCAATCATGTATTTCTTACTTTACAATCTGGTATGATTGAGGTGATGAAAGATAGTGGCGGCAATAATTACAAAGTGCCTCATTTGAACAAAAATGGACTATGAAGAGAAGAAAACCTTCCTCTCCAACttcattgtgatattgatatcgTCAATAAAGATTTGGCTCTACTTCAACAATGATATGGGTTATTATCATGGTAAAGCTCTTTATTTTGAAGTTGGAATGGTGTTTTTTCAAGTAGTATATAGAAGTACTGTACTACTTTTGTGTATAGGCGTAGTGATCATCATGTAACTTTTACAATGATGTTTTGTCAAATATGTTAGGAGTACTTTTTTTGTGTACAGACATGGTGATCataatgtattttttgtactCATGAATAACTCCACTTACAATGATATAAGTCCCACCAGCTTATATATACTTACACGTCTTTTTCTagctttattgttgttttatgcttctatttgtttcttactttcttaTCACATAATAGAGGGCTGCATAAATGGAAGGAAGGAGAAAAGGGAAGTGGGAGTCATACCGTCACatttgtatgaattttttttttaaacaaggAAGTATATTTCAAGaataattaattgaattttaaaGAGTTTGTGCAGACCAAATATATTTGGACAGCATGGGGATGTCAATTGTTCAGGggaactaaatgaaaatagttGAAATCAATGTCGCGATTATGAGAGACCTTGGTTTATGCCAAAGGATGTGGTACAGTTTCTCAAATAAAGGCGGCACCCTCAGCTATTATGCAAAGAGCAGTAGCTACGCTCCATAAAGACAACATATTGGGCATGGTAACATTTTGTCAGGCCGCTCTAAGCTAATGGTGTCTATTACAATTCTTCTCTCGTGATGATTAAGATTGGTAATCACGATCCCGAGAagattcatgttttttgtttcttCGAGTGACCTTTGTCTATTGAACGATGACTCCTTTCCTTATACTTTTTCTTGTCCCGTTCAAAGTTGTCTCGCTCCCTTTCCCTATCAGATATCCTACCACTATCACGTTCATGAGACTTTAGTCTTCCTTGATCCTTactcttgataaaatttattgtccgacatttatttttctttcatgtcattgatttgttttttctatttatactttaCTGTTTATGGCCGTTGACTGGTGTACACTGTATTTGAAAGTTTGCATCTGAAGTTTTCTTGGTATTGATATCCTCACTTTAGGATGTTATTCATTGAGACAATGGTAACTTCCGTGTTATGTTTGTTAAATTTGGTGTTCCGTGACTCACTCTGTTGTCGAGTGACTGAACATTTAATCATAAGCTGACAGTCTGATGATCtgtgtttatgttgaaatatcacAGAACATGGGCTAGCCTATGTACTTCTGGTGAAGAGACAGCTGAGAAAGGAGAAACGTAAGGTTGTGAATGGTGGGAAAGCAAATAGGAGTGTATTGTGCCTTTTAAAAAATTGTGCCTTTTAAAAAATTCCAAATAGGAAAAGACAacatttattttgggacggacaaaaaaggaaatggcgacacataatttgggacggagggagtagtatttttatttggttctaAGGATATTATGTGCCTCAGCAGAGAAGTAAAGTTCttctctcctctctttctcttACGTATCTAGTTCTATATCTTAACCCTTAATTTTACGATGTAAGGGCAGAAcgcatgtcaaaagttatttaatttcgctattatgAGTATTTTGGGGGTGTTGGAGACTTAATTAAAAAGTATTGATACTATGTAATATTGATTGGTAATATTTATGgctattaacattctaaaattaaattataaaatattatttttttaaaatgggctgGCCAGTAAGGCCCGCAACCCACAGAGTAATAGTGTgggcttgatattttttttttcatcattttgatAGGCTAGCCCAACCTGAtccgtcaaactcaaagcccgtgtGGGCTAGCTCAGATGGGCTGAGCCAACCGGTATTGACATCTCTACAAAAAACTCTACATTATTGATACTCATAGGAGATTTTGGAATCTTGAAGAATGCACAGAGGCGAATTTAGGATTTCAAAACACGGATGTATTAATGTGAAATTCATCAAGATGACCTACATTATGCATATTATAC
This window contains:
- the LOC124891977 gene encoding uncharacterized protein LOC124891977 gives rise to the protein MRFVVPIDSTFRNKRLKLEERQEIAKFLLRESKEGSLKYGSITQVAMLFKKSIRTIQRNWKQCQSSVDNGMSSSDVSLRHTGKVGTKWIGVDINQVRQIPLCRRTNIRSLAFAMNMEKSTIFRRVKDETLQPHSNSIKTQLTEGNKKVMFMAAVARPRFDEYGIELFSGKIGIFSFVVKEPAKRISKIRTAGTMETKPIQSVTKDITRACLIEKVLPAIRAKWPASDSNNPIFLQQDNARPHIGNNDLEFIKAARQDGFNIRLCFQPSNSPDLNVLVLGFFRAIQSLQYQKAPKNVDELVEAVERSFDEMKEKQLNHVFLTLQSGMIEVMKDSGGNNYKVPHLNKNGL